TCGAAGGCGCTTGGTGATTGATAATGGCCCAAAAAACAAGTGCATAGCGCCGTTCATATAGCGCCTAATCGCGTGCCGAATGTTTTCCATGGGTCATAAACAGCACAGGAAGCACACGTATAGGGCCATAATATTCACAAAAAATTCCTTAAATTCCATTGAGTAACAATATAGTACAATAAAATAATCTATACATGATGGCAAATAAATTTCAACGAATTTAAAAGAACACTTGACTTTAGAGACGGTACAAAATACTCATATATTATTTAAATGGCTTGTATTAAATGATTTAAATGAATATATGGCTATAATATAATATGTGTTGTCAAGGCAACCACTTTTCCGACAGTCTGTATATAATTATATGACGAATGATCGTGCTTGCGAAATGTATGTTCCTTGCATTTTTTGTAATGCAACGGAAAAGATCCTCTCAGAGATCTGATTCTTAGGGGATATTTTTACGGCACACTTATTAGGATACATTTAGCAGTCCCAATGTATAATAAAAGATGAAACAATACATCTTCTACCCCTAATCATAGGTATTTCCTATGAAGAATAAGGAAGATTCTATCATATAGCCTGTGAATGCGATGATGCTATCAGAATATTTGTAGAATATTTTATCCATGTGGTCTAGAAACCAACAGTGGATAAAGTTTTTAAAGTTATAACCGTGTGAAGGAATAGATTGTAGAATATTTTAAATCAGGGGGGAATAATCAATCACTATTCTTTAGGTGCAATCTTGTGAAAGTTAGGTCGTGCGAgataaatgatgtgatgatcaCCACATACATGTGTACGTTCTGGTGTACGCTCAACTATGAAATTGATACTCGCATAACGCTGTAGGGCAATCAACTGCAATTTGAAGTTTATCAGcgcaaattgatttgtacCCAATTGACCAGCCCCGCCATGAAGAGCAACTCGTCAAACTATTTATTCGCACGCTAACCAAATTAAATTGTCTAAAATTGTTTAAAACAATATTCGATGATACCCTGAGATGGAAACGTTTGACGCAGACAATTAATACACAATACAAATGTTCGATTCACTCTCTCATCTGTCCATTTGGACGCATCTTTTCTGTGTTGCAGATTTTATAATACCGCAACGTGTGATATTGGCCATCATGGGGTTTCTGGCGATCCTCAACGCCTACACAATGCGTGTGTGCCTCTCCCAGGCCATCACAGTGCTGGTCATGAAGAAGAACGTCACGGATGAGGATAGTGATGTGGCCATCTGCGAGCCGGATGAGCTGGATGATGGCACCAGCGTAAGTGTCATCACTTGCCGTAAAAGAAACCCATTTTAATCCTAATATCCCTGCAGAGTGGCGGCGAATACGATTGGTCCGAGGAGCTGCAGGGCCTGATCTTGTCCTCCTTCTACATTGGTTACATTGTCACGCACATTCCTGGGGGTCTGCTGGCCGAGAAGTTTGGTGGCAAATGGACCCTGGGCTTGGGAATCCTCTCCACAGCCGCGTTCACTATGCTCACACCTTTAGCTATTCAGCAGGGAGGCTCCGACTGGCTAATCGTTTCCCGTGTGCTAATGGGTCTGGGGGAGGGCACAACCTTCCCCGCCCTCAGTGTGCTCCTCGCTGCTTGGGTTCCCGCAAACGAACGTGGAAAATTGGGTGCTTTGGTCTTGGGTGGCGGACAGGTGGGAACTATCATGGGTAATATGTTATCGGGCGTCTTCCTGGATGCATACGATTGGCCATTTGTGTTCTACTTCTTTGGCGGCCTAGGTGTCGTTTGGTTCGTCATCTTTGTAAGTATCACTCACCTCATCCTCTACTCCTCTGTCGGGCGCTAACAATTTCCCTTACTTTTCCACAGGTTTTCCTCTGCTACAGCGATCCCGCCAGCCATCCTTTCATCAAGCCCAGCGAAAAGGAGTATCTTGCGAAGGAGATCGGGACAATTGGCCGAAACGAGAGCCTGCCCCCCACGCCCTGGAAGGCCATCCTTACTAATTTGCCCATGTTTGCCCTGGTCTCTGCCCAGATTGGCCACGATTGGGGCTTCTACATCATGGTGACGGATCTGCCCAAGTACATGGCCGATGTGCTGCAGTTCTCAATCAAGGCCAACGGCCTGTACTCCTCCCTGCCGTATGTGATGATGTGGATTGTGTCCGTGGGCAGCGGCTTCGTCGCCGATTGGATGATCCGCAAGGGCATCATGAGCACGACAAATACCCGGAAGGTGATGACGGGTCTGGCCGCCTTTGGTCCTGCCATCTTCATGGTAGCCGCCTCGTACGCCGGCTGTGATCGCGTCCTGGTTGTGATCCTTTTCACCATTTGCATGGGCCTGATGGGCGCCTACTACGCAGGTATGAAGCTCAGTCCCTTGGACATGAGTCCAAACTATGCTGGCACCCTGATGGCCATTACAAACGGCATTGGAGCGATCACGGGCGTGATAACGCCGTATCTGGTGGGAGTAATGACACCAAATGTGAGTGCAATAGCTCGTTTTTAGTCACGGATATCCCATCTAAACTGATTTTCCTTTTGATTTAGGCCTCGCTGCTCGAATGGCGCACTGTGTTCTGGGTGGCCTTTGGCGTGCTGTGTATCACCGCAGTTGTCTACTGCCTGTGGGCCTCGGGAGAGGTACAGCCGTTCAACAATGCACCCATTCAGCCCCGATCCATGGACTTTGAGGCCGAGGAGCGCAAGACCACAGCCTTCAAAGAACCCGAGTACAACGACAGCAGTACAGGAGTACAGAAGCGAATGGAGCGAAGCTCCTAAATCGGCATCGCCTTCAGAATGTGCCATATTGTACTCTAGTTCAAAATGCTGTCCCGTTCACGAGTCGAGGTTCAATTTATATACAATGTAGATATACGTATACGCCCTTACTGCTGTTCAGATAGCTAGTTTTATAGTATTTCCGATCTGGCCGAGATACCCGGCCCAGAGGGCACAGGGCCACCAACTAATTAACTTTAAGCAAAGAATTTACTTACACTCaccaaaaaaagaaagaagaaaaagaacgCGCATGACAGTGCGTACTTCTATGTGTACAATATTCCCGTTGTAGGTAGGATAATCCCTAATTAATACTGTCCTGTCCCCCGCTCATGTCCCCGTACATGCAACGTACTCTCTTAATTATTATTTAGTATTTAATCGAAACCTGAAGCAGCAGCTGAACCCGATTTCAACGTTTAAGATTAGATAGAGCAAGTGTATACCGAGTTCGTATTTCCGTACCGTGCTGTAAAACACCTTCCCTGAGTTTTAAATTGTTGATCAATGTGTAACGCCAAAACGTGTTTTTAACAAACTCCGTTAAGACATAACTGTTTTTATGATGTTAGCAAAATAAAGTGCATAAAGAAAAAAGGAGCAATGAAATCGAGAGACCTGGCCCAACAGTGACACACCTCCCTGAAAGACCTTTTTGGCCAGGTGTTTAACTTGACTTTGAGTTTATCTTTCGGTCCCCACGCTTTCTTTACGGGAAACTGTAGAAGGTAACTGTAAGGAAAACGGTAGAAAACTTAAAGGATTACCATTAAGCATCTGGCTTTCTTCTTTTCTTGCTGCGGAACACCTCTAAAGAAGAAGATGGGATGCTGGGAGGGTTGTAGGTCTGCAATAAGCCGAGACTTTGGGTTTCAATAATCCCTCGATTATTGTTTGGGGCAGTTTTGCACTGCAGTTTACGGCTGATTTTTAAACGAAAATTAGTTTTGACCGGTGTCACATTAAGCGGACAAAGTTTGTACACTTATGTTTTATGGGTTACGGGGTTAAGTATGTTGTAATTTGTCCATCTGTTCACTATTTTTGAACAAGGATTAAGCTGAGATTTTCGAAATTACAAAGATACCATTATGTTGATCAATCAATTGCCCAGTTTTTTGTCAAATATTTCAGTTGATtcaaacaaaaatatttttctttGTGCATTTTACATATGTGATTTACAAATGTTCTCCATTCAGCATATGCTACGCGTTCTGTTTAGCTGTGAGTATTCTGAAGGATAATCCACCTCGAGGTATCGTTTTTGATATGTTTCCATCATCAAGGAAGATTTGAGGGTGCAGCAGCGTGTGGTCCTTTGCTGCTTCAGCCTCCTGGCCATCATCAATGCGTACACGATGAGACTGTGCCTGGACCTTTCCCTAAATCGCATTGTCTTGGAAGGTTGTGCGCATTCTCCGCATGCAGTTGCAAAGGTCAAACCACACAATTGGTTAACAGAACTGGGCGCCCGATTGAATCAGACTGAAAACCTAATAAGAGCCAGACTCCGGGCTGGCAGGGAACATTTTTACCACCCACCGGAGTACCGCCCACCGGAGTACCGCCCATCGGAGTGGAAAGGGCGTTTTGCAGCAATCAAGCAGCCGGTAAAAGTGCCATCTATTGAGCCGGTTCCCGTATCATCTCGCCAGCGCATTAGCTGCTCCGAGATGTGGTCGCGACAGACCCAAACCCTGGTCACGGCAGCCTTCTATGCCGGCTACATGCTCACCCACGTCCCAGGCGGTCGTCTGTCGGAGTGTTGTGGCGGCAAATGGATCCTTGGAACAGCCATCATGTCCTCGGCCATTCTAACGCTCCTGACGCCGGTTGCAGTGCGTCATGGTGGTCCGTATGCCCTGATGGCCATCCGCCTCGGCATCGGACTTTGCGAAGGCCCCACCTTTCCGGCGGTGTCTGCCATGTTGGCCCAGTGGGTCCCAGAGGGAGAACGCGGCCTGCTGGCCAGCGGTGTTCTGAGTGGTGGAGAGATTGGCATCACCCTAGTGCAGCTCCTCAGTGGGCTGGTAATGGCGGAAGAGGATTGGCCGGTGGCCTTCTACGTGGTCGGTGGTGGCGCCGTTGCCTGGTTCCTGGGATTCGTGAGTTACGTGTACGACAGTTCGAGCAGTGGATCTCTAactttttcttgtttttccATAGACCCTGATCTGCTATAGCAAACCCGACAACTGTCCGTACATTCAGAGCGAAGAGCGGGAGTACATTAGGAGCCATGTCAGTGCCACACTGCTGGTAACATCCAGCTCCGCGGGAGAGGACCGTGATGAGCTCCAACCACCGTCGAATGCGCCCTGGAAGAGAATGCTGATGAGTACCCCGCTGTGGGCGCTGATTTCCGCCTCCATGCAGCACGATTGGAGTGAGCAGCAGTTCGCCCAGGAGCTGCAGAAGGTGCTGGAGGATCTCAGATCTAAGGGCAGCACTCTGTGGGATGAGCTGGAGGCCAGTATAAAGGTGACGGCTCCCCATGTCGGCAATTGGCTGGTCTCTCTAACCACGGGCACCCTGAGCGACTTTCTCATAGCCGAGCGAATCCTCAGTCGCACGGAGACGCGTCGACTCATGTCCTGGCTGGTGTTTTTCTGCGGCTCCATGTACATGGTCTCCTTGAAATCGGCTGGCGCACGTATCTGGAGAGTCCTGGCCGTGGGTGCCTACTACGCGGGCATCAAGCTGCTGCCTCTGGATATGAGTCCCAATTACGCTGGCACTCTGATGGGTATCTCAAATGGTATGGGTGCGTTGCCTGGCCTACTGCTGCCCTACCTCCGGGAGTTCGAGGCGGACCATGCCATTGTTGGGAGCGTGCGGTCCGCCCTCTTGCTAATCTGTTCCGCATATATATCCGCCGAAGTGCAGTCCTACAACCAACCGGCAGGCTAAGGGAGTGGGTCTAAAATAACGGCGATACAGCTTGTACTTATTTTAATCTTACGCTTAAGCATAGGCtatgtgtttgtttgtttagTGGATTCCTTAGGCAACAAAGATTTTACATACAAATGAATCTAAACGCTTCAACGGCGAGATATCGTCATCGTCGTTAAATTTTATGCTAGAACTAAGGGTGCACAAAAAAGCTTtcgtttttatatatataaataacaGGATAAACTTAACTACAAATAATTGGGTCTGCTTcccggtggtggtggtggtttCCGGCATGCCAAATGCTAAATGCACATCTCTGCCGATGAATACGCTCCTCTACATGCCCGTGCCGCACATTTGACTCATGGCCGAGATGGCGTTCATGTCAATGCCCAGGTTCTTGGTGACATTGATTTGAGCCATGGCCGCATTGCGCAGCGAGTAGGCATGAACGACCTCTTCAAAGCTTTTGGAATAGCGAATGGCCTGCTCGAAGAGATCAACAGCTCGCTTCAGGTTCGCCCGCTGCACTTCGACGGTTCCCAGAGTCTCGTAAGCCTGCTCACATCTGGGATCCAGCTCAATGGCCTTGTTGAGCGTATCAACAGCCGACTCAACGTCGCCACGCCACTGCAGAGTCATGACGGCCTGGTGGACAAACAGTGCCGCATTTGTGGGCGCCAATTTCATGGCCTTATCATAGTATTGCTGTGCCTGGTGGAAATTCTGCTGGTCGGCCATCACCTGGGCCAACATGCTGTAGCACTCTACACACGTGGGGAACTGATCGATTGCCTGCTCCAATTGGCGGACGACACTCTCCAGACCTTGCTGGTTGTTGGTCATGAGCGCCAGACGGTACTCGGTATAGCATTTCTGGACGTAAGCGATCGCATGGTTGGGGGCCAAGCGTACTGCCTTTTCGAACTGCTCCAGGGCAGGCTTAGTGTTGTCCAATAGGAGCAGGATCTGGGCACGCTGATGGTATACATCGGGACTGTCGGGCTTCAGCTTCTCTGCTGCATCGAAATCGGCCAGTGCTTCGTCGCGCTTATTCACCTGCATGTAGAGGGAAGCACGCTTCATATAGGCATAGGCGCGGATTGTGTCATCCGCATCGACTGGAAAGAGAATCCTGTTATGGATAGAGACCACATTTAAAACAGAAATTCTTACCATTGCCTATTATGGCATCAAAGTCTAGTTTGCTCTCTGTGTAGGTGCCACAAAGAAGATGGACTGTGCCGCGCAATAGCAGGGCCTCCACCTTATACTGGGACTCGGATTCAGAGGATTCGATTTCCTCTGTGCAGGCAGGTATAATGTATTCAAACTTCTCTTCTCGGAAAGCGCTATGGGCACGCAGGAAGCCGCGCGCCGGTGTGTCCGCCTCAGTCGATGGCGGAAGGTTAATAGTCTGCAGGGGATCTGCGACAAATGATTGCAAATATGTCCTTATAAAGGAAGTGGAGGGCACTACAGGAACCCGGTTGAGCATATGCATTTCAGCATCCGTGCGTCCCGTCTCCTTGAGCACGCGATCCGCATACATTATGCTCTGGTTGTTCTGGAACATTTCCAATATACAGGTGGCAGTGACATCGTTCAAGCACTCCAGCATGTCTTTTGTTGCCTCGTGGGCCCGAGCACGACGGAAGTAGGCCTTTGCATAGCGATGATTGTATGCCAAGGAGCTGGTGCAGTCTTCCTTCACTTTACTCCACTTTTGTAGCTTCTCATAGGAGGCGGCGCGGTTCTGGTAAAAGACTGCCATGTCGGTACCGTTCTCCGGGGGGCACTTGTCAATGGCCTTGTCGTAGAAGGTAATTGCCTCGTCGTATTTGCCATTGCGATAGCAATTGTTGCCCTCGTTCTTGTAGCTATTGGCCTCCTTAACGGGAGACAATTTCTCCCCCAGCTCGGCAGATTTCTGCTTTAGCTCCAGTTCCTTGTCCGGCGCTGTTCCGTCAATGGATGTCGCTTGCTTGTCGATTTTCCCCTTGGACCGCTTCTTTTCCTCACCCTTAGACTCGCCACCGGGCTCGCACATCCTTCTGACCACATAAGTTCCCAGGCCGATGGCCAGGGGTGTGCCGATAATGAACGCAATCTGCCATTTACTCAACTTTACTGAGTGAAAGTTATAGGCCATTCTGATGCTATAGAGTGTGTCTACTGTTGGGCTgcaaataaataatacaaaaaattgTGTAATAGTCCGTTTGCTTATCAATGAGCGCGGGTCGGGCTGAGCTCCGCTAAATTCCGGGGCGCACCGTGCACGTCTCCCTAACCCTCAACCCCATTGATTTTTTCACACACTCATTTACGCCACTCAACGCCACGGCACAGTACTTACTCATTCACGAACTTTAGACTAAAGTCAATTTAGCAAATAAGAGTTGTTATTTGTCCTATTTTCCTTTTAGGATTGTGGATTATACGTTGAAATTGTATTTCAGGGCCTGCTGTGAAATGGAAAACAGACTTATCAGTAAGATATGCTTAACCCCCTTAAACCCCCTTCTTTTCAAACAGGTGAACAACGTGAGTTAAGCCTCGGAAAATAACACCAATAATAATTCTTTTTGTAAATCCATCCTATCCTTCCTCCTGAATTAAAAAAAACCCCACAAAATCTTTCACCTAGACTTTACTCTATTACTTCAAGATTTATTACAATGGtctacaatgggttaatcgttcttcgattttgatatttGCGCCGACGGTACATGTGCGCTGGCAGCTGTTGCGTGCCACTCACACTGTAACGTAAATTTGGCAAAAAAAAATGCCGTTTCATTTACATTTACATGTATAATATTCAACAGCCCTATGAGCGTATTTTCTCTTCAGAGTCATCAGTGGTCCCATCTGTGGCAGGTGCGGGACTCTCTGGCTGGCCTTCGTCACTAGTGAAGACCTTGTAAAGGTTTTCGGGTTTGACCAGACCGTGGGAGTCTGCATAACGCAGGAGATCACAAACGATGGGCGATTCCACGACCAGGATATACTGGCATGTCTTTGGCTCCAGCAAGTACATAGACACTGCTGTTCCACTAGTGGCCACGGGGGTGCACGTCAACTTGACATCCACCTCCCGCGGCTGTTTGGTGCGATCACAATGTGTTCCCTTCACATAATGGTGCCAAATGGATGAGGAGAAGCCGGTGCGCCGGGCTCCCTTATCGGGATTGGCGATGGCCCACTGGCGGTGTGACTCCTCTGAGAAGTAGCCAAGAAACAGCTCAATTTCACTATTCTTATCCTTGTGGAATTGTCGCACATGCTTGCCATAGCAGAACTCGTACCTCCACCAGCCGTTGCCCTGCAAAAAAGATAACATTGCGTAAATTGATTTCACCGAAATGCTTTCAGGCGAGAATTCTCACCCCAGTTAGACAGTTGGCGCCAGATATGAACTCTCTGATGGGCGTAAGCTCATCGATGGGGGTTGGTTGTGTTCCAAGAGTAGCCCCTGCTTTGGCGAGCAATAGCTGTTGGTATTCTTTCTCGGAGTCCACGCCACCTTTGTTCATCAGCTCCATTATGATTTTGTCCACATCTCCGCTATGCTTGAAGGTTACTACCTCCCCTTCCTTTGGCCACGCCTTAGAAACgggcttattttcggtgcCCTTTGAGAGAATCAGATCGGACTCATTTTCAGACCATTCACTTAGCTCTGAGCGCAGCATGCTCAGTGGCTTATGCGGCTCCGTTTCCGAATTGAAACACTTGATGGTGGTCTCCATGGTCTCCTCCGCATGGAAGGCAGGAATGAAACACAATGCAGAAGTGAGTATAATGGCCTCATAGTTGCACGAGGAAGTCTCTTTGAAGGAGTAAATATCGTCCTTGCCATGGAGGTAGCACACATAACGAACCAATGTGGTGCGAGTACCTTCGATAATGTCACACATGGTTCCATCGCTAAACTCCATTTCAAAATACGGATAGCGAGTGTTGTCAATCTTGATAGTCTTGTACTTGTGCTTTCCCCCATCCTTCTGTTCCGACTCCCACGCCCTTGACAGCAGCTCCGACTTCTCCTCGCTCCATTTGCCCAGATAGTACTCCTGAAACTTGACGGACTTGCCCTCGCGCTCTTCGTGATACTGGCGCACATGATGGCCATGGCAAATCTCGTAGGACCAATAAGCTTCGATGCGGTACGAACAGGTTTGGCCAGAGAAAGTCGGTTTCAGAAAACTGATTGGAGCTGCAGGAAACGTACATTTGGAGAAATCCGATTTGTCAAATTAAtatctgcttacacaactccGGCTTGTCGGACTTCTCTTCCTCCTTCGGTTTCTCCAGGGCGGGTATAAGACACTCGTATTTCTCTTTGTCGGTCGTAATGAAAGATGTCAGTTCGTTGCCCAAGTCCTTAtaaacatacaaaaaatattAGCTATATACTTGGGTTTTATATGTATTATCCATAGACTTACTGGTGAAACACCAATTAAATCTGGCACGGCCCAGTTAATTCTGTACAAGATTGAATCGTCAAAATCTTTGGCTTCGTGGCACGCCGCAACAGACAGCAGGCCCAGCAGCAGTGCTATTTTTATTGCATTTACTTGAACGTCATTCATGTTAACAGTTTAAAGGTTGCCTACTTTGAGTATTTTCATGTCAAATGCAAGtgcaaaatataaataaatacgtgTTGTTTTCTTCAAAAAATGTTGAACAGCTGTTTGATAAAGCCTCAGGTCTGTGAATGTTTGATCAGAAAGAAGAAGACGTCACAAATGGTTACGTGGCACTGTGAATTAAAAAATAATCCATTGTAGCCGCCATAAGTTAAAAACGGTTATgttcattattttttttttattttcataaACAAATATGGTGGGTACCCTAACTCGTTTCCTCTGCCGTCGCTGTTTCCGTGCTCCCCCAGCCTGGTTCTTTCGTCTCCCCATGATCCAGTGGCATCTTTTCAATGGCGTCCAAAATGAATTTTACGGAATGCGCTGTGCGTGGTAGCCACTCCATGATGCGGGATGTGGTTGATACCGGTGGCGGCGCATCGGCATCATCAACGAAATCAGCATCACCGCCA
The sequence above is a segment of the Drosophila miranda strain MSH22 chromosome 4, D.miranda_PacBio2.1, whole genome shotgun sequence genome. Coding sequences within it:
- the LOC108163750 gene encoding endoplasmic reticulum lectin 1, whose translation is MNDVQVNAIKIALLLGLLSVAACHEAKDFDDSILYRINWAVPDLIGVSPDLGNELTSFITTDKEKYECLIPALEKPKEEEKSDKPELSPISFLKPTFSGQTCSYRIEAYWSYEICHGHHVRQYHEEREGKSVKFQEYYLGKWSEEKSELLSRAWESEQKDGGKHKYKTIKIDNTRYPYFEMEFSDGTMCDIIEGTRTTLVRYVCYLHGKDDIYSFKETSSCNYEAIILTSALCFIPAFHAEETMETTIKCFNSETEPHKPLSMLRSELSEWSENESDLILSKGTENKPVSKAWPKEGEVVTFKHSGDVDKIIMELMNKGGVDSEKEYQQLLLAKAGATLGTQPTPIDELTPIREFISGANCLTGGNGWWRYEFCYGKHVRQFHKDKNSEIELFLGYFSEESHRQWAIANPDKGARRTGFSSSIWHHYVKGTHCDRTKQPREVDVKLTCTPVATSGTAVSMYLLEPKTCQYILVVESPIVCDLLRYADSHGLVKPENLYKVFTSDEGQPESPAPATDGTTDDSEEKIRS
- the LOC108163383 gene encoding mitochondrial import receptor subunit TOM70, with product MAYNFHSVKLSKWQIAFIIGTPLAIGLGTYVVRRMCEPGGESKGEEKKRSKGKIDKQATSIDGTAPDKELELKQKSAELGEKLSPVKEANSYKNEGNNCYRNGKYDEAITFYDKAIDKCPPENGTDMAVFYQNRAASYEKLQKWSKVKEDCTSSLAYNHRYAKAYFRRARAHEATKDMLECLNDVTATCILEMFQNNQSIMYADRVLKETGRTDAEMHMLNRVPVVPSTSFIRTYLQSFVADPLQTINLPPSTEADTPARGFLRAHSAFREEKFEYIIPACTEEIESSESESQYKVEALLLRGTVHLLCGTYTESKLDFDAIIGNVDADDTIRAYAYMKRASLYMQVNKRDEALADFDAAEKLKPDSPDVYHQRAQILLLLDNTKPALEQFEKAVRLAPNHAIAYVQKCYTEYRLALMTNNQQGLESVVRQLEQAIDQFPTCVECYSMLAQVMADQQNFHQAQQYYDKAMKLAPTNAALFVHQAVMTLQWRGDVESAVDTLNKAIELDPRCEQAYETLGTVEVQRANLKRAVDLFEQAIRYSKSFEEVVHAYSLRNAAMAQINVTKNLGIDMNAISAMSQMCGTGM
- the LOC108163384 gene encoding putative inorganic phosphate cotransporter — translated: MFSIQHMLRVLFSYLRVQQRVVLCCFSLLAIINAYTMRLCLDLSLNRIVLEGCAHSPHAVAKVKPHNWLTELGARLNQTENLIRARLRAGREHFYHPPEYRPPEYRPSEWKGRFAAIKQPVKVPSIEPVPVSSRQRISCSEMWSRQTQTLVTAAFYAGYMLTHVPGGRLSECCGGKWILGTAIMSSAILTLLTPVAVRHGGPYALMAIRLGIGLCEGPTFPAVSAMLAQWVPEGERGLLASGVLSGGEIGITLVQLLSGLVMAEEDWPVAFYVVGGGAVAWFLGFTLICYSKPDNCPYIQSEEREYIRSHVSATLLVTSSSAGEDRDELQPPSNAPWKRMLMSTPLWALISASMQHDWSEQQFAQELQKVLEDLRSKGSTLWDELEASIKVTAPHVGNWLVSLTTGTLSDFLIAERILSRTETRRLMSWLVFFCGSMYMVSLKSAGARIWRVLAVGAYYAGIKLLPLDMSPNYAGTLMGISNGMGALPGLLLPYLREFEADHAIVGSVRSALLLICSAYISAEVQSYNQPAG
- the LOC108163385 gene encoding putative inorganic phosphate cotransporter, coding for MTQQPQWGINLSRYFIIPQRVILAIMGFLAILNAYTMRVCLSQAITVLVMKKNVTDEDSDVAICEPDELDDGTSSGGEYDWSEELQGLILSSFYIGYIVTHIPGGLLAEKFGGKWTLGLGILSTAAFTMLTPLAIQQGGSDWLIVSRVLMGLGEGTTFPALSVLLAAWVPANERGKLGALVLGGGQVGTIMGNMLSGVFLDAYDWPFVFYFFGGLGVVWFVIFVFLCYSDPASHPFIKPSEKEYLAKEIGTIGRNESLPPTPWKAILTNLPMFALVSAQIGHDWGFYIMVTDLPKYMADVLQFSIKANGLYSSLPYVMMWIVSVGSGFVADWMIRKGIMSTTNTRKVMTGLAAFGPAIFMVAASYAGCDRVLVVILFTICMGLMGAYYAGMKLSPLDMSPNYAGTLMAITNGIGAITGVITPYLVGVMTPNASLLEWRTVFWVAFGVLCITAVVYCLWASGEVQPFNNAPIQPRSMDFEAEERKTTAFKEPEYNDSSTGVQKRMERSS